GCTGGGGGCTTCACCTTCCCCGGGCCCTGGGGAGAATCCGTCTCCGCCAACATCACGCCCACGGGTCTGGCGGATTGGAGCGATGAGCAGATCAAGGCCGTGGTGCGGACCGGCGTGCGCCCGGACGGCAGCCGCCTTCTGCCGCCCATGGGCGTCCACTACTACGCCGGGATCCGGGAAAGCGACATGGACGCCATCGTCGCCTACCTCCGCAGCTTGCCACCGCTTTGATCTAGAGGGACTGGGCCACACCGGGCTCGCCGGCGGCTTTACCTTCGGCCGCCTTGCGCAGCAGCAGGCTGGCGACGAGGTCGCCGGTCACGTTGACCACCGTGCGGCTCATGTCGAGAAGCCTGTCGACGCCCAGAATGATCACCATGCCGGCGGTCGGAATCCCGAAGCCGCCTGCGACACTGATCAGGATCGCGATGGAAACGCCGGGAGTGCCCGGCGCGCCGATGGAAGAGGCGACCAGGGTCGTGGCGATCAACCCCGTTTCCCCCAAGGTCAAGTCGACGCCCGATATCTGGGCCAGGAAAAGGATCGCGATCGTCTGGTAGAGCGCCGTGCCCGCCATGTTCATGGTGGCGCCCAGCGGCACCACGAGATTGGCCGTGGCTTCCGGCACGCCGAGACGCCGCGCGGTCTGGATCGTCATCGGCATGATCGCCGAGGAGCTGGAGGTCGAAAAGGCCAGCAGCAGCGTGCTGCCTGACGTTTCGAGAAAGCGCCGCGGGCTCATGCCGCCCAGAACCGCGACCAGCAGCAGGTAGAGCCCCAGCAGCACGGTCAGGCCGAGCAGCACCGTGCCGACATAGCGCGACATGCCGATAAGGGTGTCGAGCCCCAGTTGCATGACCAGTTGGGCCATCAGGCCAAAGACCGCCAGGGGCGCCAGGAACATGGCCCATTTGACGATGGTCATGGCGATGGAGAGCAGGGCGTCGAGGAAGGCCAGGAAGGGCGCGACCTTGGCCCGGTCCACCTGGGTCGCGGCCACGCCTACGAGGATCGCCAGGACAACCACGGCCAGCATGTCGCCCTGCACGATCGAGGCGGTCGGATTGGTCGGCAGGATCTTGGCGATGATCTCCGGCGCGCGCGCCGCATCGAAGGGCAGCCCCTCGCCAGCCGGGGAAGGGGTGACGGCGCGGGATTGAAGGCTGCCCGCGAGCTGGGCCCCGGGCGTCAGCCAGCGGGCCAGCAGCACGCCGATCCAAGCGGCGGCGAAGGTGGTCGCAAGGATGAAGCTGGCAAGGCGCAAGCCGATGGACTTCAGGTCCGCGCCGGAGGCGGAACCGGTGAGGCCGCCGATGATGGAGGTGAAGACCAGCGGCACCAGCACCATGGCGATCAGGCCCAGGAAGACCTGACCGGGCAGGGCCATCCACTGCCCCAGAATCTCGGCGGTGCGCGGCTCCAGCAGACCCACGCCCGGCCCCAACAGAAAGCCGACAAGGACGCCCAGGGCCATGCCGAGCATCACCTGCGCCCAAAGCCGCGTGCGGATCCAGGCGCGCAGCTTATAGCGTTGATGGGTAAGGTTGATCTCCTGCGGTGCTGCGCCCGGATTCACTCGACCGCTCCCCTTCTCATTCTCCTGAATCGAGAGGGACTCCTATTACGGCGTGCGCCTGGAGGCCTTGCGCTGGATCAAACCGCAGCGCCCGCGAAGGCAATAGGATGAAGCCGGCGCCGAAGCGGTGGCGGGCCGAACAGCTGTGCCTCAGCCGAGCGTGCGCCGCATGGCGTCGAGGGCGCCCTGGAGGATGTAGGCGGCGGCCATCTTGTCCACGACCTCGCCGCGGCGCTTGCGGGTCATGTCGGCCTCGTCGATCAGGAAGCGCTCCACCGCGGAGGTCGAGAGACGCTCGTCCCACAGCGCCAGCGGGATAGTCACGCCCGCCTCCTTCTGGAGGTTCTCGGCGAAGCCGCGGGTCTGCTGGCAGCGCTTGCCTTCGCTGCCGTCCATGTTGACCGGCAGCCCCAGGACCAGCGCGCCCACCTTGCGGTCCGCGATCACGGCCTTGAGCGCTTCCGCGTCGGCCATGAACTTGCGGCGCTGGATGGTCTCCAGGGGAGAGGCCAGGGTCAGCGCTGAATCGGAGAGGGCGAGACCGATGGTCTTGTCGCCGAAGTCCAGCCCCAGCACCCGCTCGCGCGGGCCCAGCAGGGCGGGAATCTCGGCGATCTCGGTGATGCTCGCGGCCATGCCTCTTAATGCGCTGCGAGGCCGCGAAAGGCAAGGGCGGGCAAGAGGCCGCGCGCCGTCTTGCGGGCCTTGGGGGCGGGTGCTAGTTTCCCGCGCGAACAGTCGAAAGTTGCGCCCCCTTGGGGCGGCCAAACTGGAAACCAGGAATTAGAAGCATGGCGGTCGACAAGGACACCGTCACGAAGATCGCGCGCCTGGCGCGCATCCGCGTGGCCGATGAGGAGAAGGAAGCGCTCGCCGGAGAGCTCAGCCAGATTCTGGGCTTCGTCGAGCAACTGGGCGAGATCGACACCGACGGCGTGCCGCCCATGACCTCAGTGGTCGAGACCAAGCCGCCGCTGCGCGAGGACAAGGTCACCGACGGCGGCTACCCCGACAAGATCGTGGCCAACGCGCCCGAGGCGGCGGAGAACTTCTTCGCCGTTCCCAAGGTGGTGGAGTAGGGGCGCGCCATGACTGAACTGAACCGCCTGACGCTCGCCGAGGCCCGCGACCTGCTGGCCAAGGGCGAGGTTTCCTCCAAGGAGCTCACCGAGGCGCATGTCGCCGCGCTGGATAAGGGCCGCGTGCTCAACGCCTTCGTGACCGAGACCCCGGAAAAGGCCCTTGAGATGGCCGAGGCCTCCGACGCCCGCCGCGCCAAGGGCGAGACGGGCGTGATGGAAGGGCTGCCCATCGCGGTCAAGGACCTGTTCTGCACGGAAGGCACGCTGACCACCGCGGGCTCGCACATCCTCGACGGCTTCCAGCCGGTCTACGAGTCGACCGTGACCGCGAACCTCTGGAAAGAGGGCGCGGTGATGCTGGGCAAGCTGAACCTGGACGAGTTCGCCATGGGCTCCTCCAACATCACCAGCTACTACGGGCCGGTGAAGAACCCCTGGTCGCCGGACCTGGACAAGCCCCTGGTGCCCGGCGGCTCTTCCGGCGGTTCGGCGGCGGCGGTGGCCGCGCGTCTGGCACTGGCGGCGACCGGGACGGATACCGGCGGCTCGATCCGCCAGCCGGCCTCCTTCACCGGCATCGTCGGGATCAAGCCGACCTACGGGCGCTGCTCGCGCTGGGGCATCGTGGCCTTCGCCTCCTCGCTGGATCAGGCGGGCCCCATGACCCGCACGGTGCGCGATTCCGCGATCATGCTGCGGGCCATGGCCAGTTACGACCCCAAGGACTCCACCTCCGTCGACCGGGAGGTGCCGGACTACGAGGCGGCCATCACCGGCGACGTGCGCGGCCTCAAGATCGGCGTACCCAAGGAATACCGGGTCGATGGCATGCCGGAGGAGATCGACGGCCTCTGGCAGCAGGGCATCGACTGGCTGAAGGCGGCGGGCGCGGAGATCGTGGACATCTCCCTGCCGCACACGAAGTACGCGCTGCCGGCCTATTACATCGTCGCGCCGGCTGAGGCTTCCTCCAACCTCGCGCGCTATGACGGCGTGCGCTACGGCCTTCGGGTCGAGGAGGGCGGCAGCCTTGACGAGATGTACGAGGCGACGCGCGGCGCGGGTTTCGGCGCGGAAGTGAAGCGCCGCGTGCTGATCGGCACCTACGTGCTCTCCGCCGGTTACTACGACGCCTACTACAACAAGGCGCGTCAGGTCCGCACGCTGATCCTGCGCGACTTCCAGCAGGCCTTCGAGGGCGTCGACGCCATCCTGACGCCGACCGCGCCCTCGGCGGCCTTCGGCGTGGGCGACAAGCAGGACGACCCCATCGCCATGTACCTGAACGACGTCTTCACCGTGCCGACGAACCTCGCGGGCCTGCCCGGCATCTCGATCCCGGCGGGTCTCTCCAAGGAGGGGCTGCCGCTGGGGCTTCAGTTGATCGGCAAGGCCTTCGACGAAGAGACGCTCTTCAAGGTCGGCGGCGTGATCGAGGAGGCCGCGGGTTTCGACGCCCAGCCGGCCTTCCTGGCGTAAGGGAGGCGGGACGATGGCTGAACTCCTGGAAGGACGCACCGGCGAGTGGGAGATCGTGCTGGGCCTGGAGGTCCATGCGCAGATCATCTCCGAATCGAAGCTCTTCTCCGGCGCCTCGACCACCTTCGGGTCCGCGCCCAACGCGCAGGTCTCCGTCGTGGACGCGGCCATGCCGGGCATGCTGCCGGTCCTCAACCGCTACTGCGTGGAGCAGGCCGTCAAGACCGGCCTGGGCCTCAAGGCGCAGATCAACCTGACCTCGGTCTTCGAGCGCAAGAACTACTTCTACGCGGACCTGCCGCAGGGCTATCAGATCTCGCAGTACCTGCACCCCATCGTGGGCGAGGGGATCGTCTACCTCGACCTGCCCGACGGCTCCACCAAGGAGGTCGGGATCGAGCGGCTGCACATGGAGCAGGACGCCGGCAAGTCCATGCACGACCAGCATCCCAAGAAGACCTACGTGGACCTGAACCGGTCCGGCGTGGCGCTGATGGAGATCGTCTCCAAGCCGGACATGCGCTCGGGCGAGGAGGCCGGGGCCTATCTGCGCAAGCTGCGCTCCATCCTGCGCTACCTCGGCACCTGCGACGGCAACATGGAGGAAGGCTCCATGCGCTGCGATGTGAACGTCTCGGTCCGCAAGCCGGGCGGCGAGTTGGGCACGCGCTGCGAGATCAAGAACGTCAACTCCATCCGCTTCGTCCAGCAGGCCATCGACTACGAGGCGCGCCGCCAGATCGAGGTGATCGAGGACGGCGGGGAGATCGTGCAGGAGACCCGCCTCTTCGACAGCGCCAAGGGCGTCACGCGTTCCATGCGCTCCAAGGAGCACGCGCACGACTACCGCTATTTCCCCGATCCCGACCTGTTGCCGCTGGAGCTGGAGCAGGCCTGGGTGGACGAGATCGCGGCCAGCCTGCCTGAATTGCCCGATGAGAAGAAAGCGCGCTTTATCAGTGATTTCGGGCTTTCTGCTTACGATTCAGGTGTGCTTGTGGCCGACCAGGCGACGGCGGCCTTCTTTGAGCAGGTGGCCGACGGCCGCGATCCGAAGCTGGCGGCCAACTGGGTCATGGGCGAGTTCTTCGGCGCGCTGAACCGCACCAGCGGCGCGACGCTCGCCAACGCCCCGGTGGACGCCGCCAAGCTCGGCGGCCTCCTGGACCTGATCAGCGACAACACCATCTCCGGCCGCATCGCCAAGGAGGTCTTCGAGGAGATGTGGGAGAGCGGCAAGGAGGCCGCCGCCATCGTCGAGGAGAAGGGCCTGAAGCAGATCAGCGACACCGGCGCGCTGGAAGGCATCGTCGAGGAGCTGATCGCGGGCAACCCGGAACAGGTCCAGCAGATCAAGGACGGCAACCAGAAGGTCGTCGGCTGGTTCGTGGGCCAGGTCATGAAGGCCACGCAGGGCAAGGCCAACCCCGGCATGGTCAACCAGATCCTGCGCCAGAAGCTGGGGCTCTAGTCCCTTGTCCGCCGGGCAGCCCCCCAGCCGGGAGGCGCTCGGCTTCCTGCTCGGCTTCCTGGGCGTGCTGATCTTCAGCGTGACGCTGCCGGCGACGCGGCATGCCGTGGCTTGGCTAGACCCGCTTTTCATCGGTTTGGGGCGCACGACGCTGGCCAGTCTGCTGGCCGGGGGGATGCTGCTGGTCTTCCGCCAACCGCTGCCGCGCGGGCGGCAATGGCTCCAACTCGTGGCCATTTCGCTGGGCGTCGTGATCGGCTTTCCCTACCTCAGCGCCTGGGCGCTCCAGACCGTGGACTCGGCGCATGGCGGCGTGGTCCTGGGCGTTCTGCCGCTGGCGACCGCCCTGGCGGGCGCTGTCTTCGCGGGCGAGCGGCCCTCGCGCGCCTTCTGGCTCTGGGCGGTCCTCGGCTCGGCGCTGGTCGTCGTCTTCTCGCTGTGGGAGGGGGCGGGCGGCATCGCCTGGGCGGACCTGGCGCTGCTGGGGGCGGTCGCGGCGGCGGCCGTCGGCTACGCGCTGGGCGCGCAGGTCTCGAAGTCGCTGGGCGGCTGGCAGACCATCTCCTGGGCCCTGCTGCTGGCCCAGCCGCTGGTGGTCCCGCTGGTCGGCATGCAGCAGGGCTGGCGCCTGCCGGAGGCGCCGGGCGAGGCCTGGCTCTCCTTCGCCTACGTCGCGATCTTCAGCCAGTTCCTGGGCTTCTTCTTCTGGTACCGGGGCCTCGCGCTGGGCGGCATCGGCAAGGTCGGGCAGGTGCAGCTGCTCCAGACCTTCCTGACGCTCTTCTTCGCCTGGATGCTGCTGGGCGAGCGCATTACCTGGGAGACGCTGGTCTTCGCCCTCTTGGTGGTGGCCACGGTCGCCCTCGGCCGCCGCGCGAAGGTGGCTCGCTGATTTGTGATCGGGCGGACAGGCGCTTTTTCCGGCTCGGGTCTGGCGATGACCGGTTTGAACACCCAGATGAATTTGGACCGGTCATTCCAATAACAGCCGCTCCGCCGGAGAGACAGGAAGCGCCATGATCGATCTCTACACCTGGCCGACGCCCAACGGGCACAAGGTCCACATCATGCTGGAGGAAACGGGTCTGGACTATCAGGTCCACGCCATCGACATCGGCGCGGGCGACCAGTTCGACCCGGAGTTCCTCAAGATCAGCCCGAACAACAAGATGCCCGCGATCGTCGACCGGGAGGGACCGGATGGCGAGCCCATCAGCCTCTTCGAATCCGGCGCCATCCTGATCTACCTCGCGGAGAAGACCGGGAAGTTTCTGCCGGAGGAGCCGCGCGCTCGCTACGCCACCCTTCAGTGGCTGATGTTCCAGATGGGCGGCGTCGGCCCGATGCTGGGTCAGGCCCACCACTTCCTGCAGTACGCGACCGAAGACCTGCCCTACGCCAAGAAGCGCTACGCGGGCGAGGCGAACCGTCTCTACGCCGTCATCGACAAGCGGTTGGGTGAGAGC
This genomic window from Limibacillus sp. contains:
- a CDS encoding dicarboxylate/amino acid:cation symporter, whose product is MNPGAAPQEINLTHQRYKLRAWIRTRLWAQVMLGMALGVLVGFLLGPGVGLLEPRTAEILGQWMALPGQVFLGLIAMVLVPLVFTSIIGGLTGSASGADLKSIGLRLASFILATTFAAAWIGVLLARWLTPGAQLAGSLQSRAVTPSPAGEGLPFDAARAPEIIAKILPTNPTASIVQGDMLAVVVLAILVGVAATQVDRAKVAPFLAFLDALLSIAMTIVKWAMFLAPLAVFGLMAQLVMQLGLDTLIGMSRYVGTVLLGLTVLLGLYLLLVAVLGGMSPRRFLETSGSTLLLAFSTSSSSAIMPMTIQTARRLGVPEATANLVVPLGATMNMAGTALYQTIAILFLAQISGVDLTLGETGLIATTLVASSIGAPGTPGVSIAILISVAGGFGIPTAGMVIILGVDRLLDMSRTVVNVTGDLVASLLLRKAAEGKAAGEPGVAQSL
- the ruvX gene encoding Holliday junction resolvase RuvX is translated as MAASITEIAEIPALLGPRERVLGLDFGDKTIGLALSDSALTLASPLETIQRRKFMADAEALKAVIADRKVGALVLGLPVNMDGSEGKRCQQTRGFAENLQKEAGVTIPLALWDERLSTSAVERFLIDEADMTRKRRGEVVDKMAAAYILQGALDAMRRTLG
- the gatC gene encoding Asp-tRNA(Asn)/Glu-tRNA(Gln) amidotransferase subunit GatC — encoded protein: MAVDKDTVTKIARLARIRVADEEKEALAGELSQILGFVEQLGEIDTDGVPPMTSVVETKPPLREDKVTDGGYPDKIVANAPEAAENFFAVPKVVE
- the gatA gene encoding Asp-tRNA(Asn)/Glu-tRNA(Gln) amidotransferase subunit GatA, which encodes MTELNRLTLAEARDLLAKGEVSSKELTEAHVAALDKGRVLNAFVTETPEKALEMAEASDARRAKGETGVMEGLPIAVKDLFCTEGTLTTAGSHILDGFQPVYESTVTANLWKEGAVMLGKLNLDEFAMGSSNITSYYGPVKNPWSPDLDKPLVPGGSSGGSAAAVAARLALAATGTDTGGSIRQPASFTGIVGIKPTYGRCSRWGIVAFASSLDQAGPMTRTVRDSAIMLRAMASYDPKDSTSVDREVPDYEAAITGDVRGLKIGVPKEYRVDGMPEEIDGLWQQGIDWLKAAGAEIVDISLPHTKYALPAYYIVAPAEASSNLARYDGVRYGLRVEEGGSLDEMYEATRGAGFGAEVKRRVLIGTYVLSAGYYDAYYNKARQVRTLILRDFQQAFEGVDAILTPTAPSAAFGVGDKQDDPIAMYLNDVFTVPTNLAGLPGISIPAGLSKEGLPLGLQLIGKAFDEETLFKVGGVIEEAAGFDAQPAFLA
- the gatB gene encoding Asp-tRNA(Asn)/Glu-tRNA(Gln) amidotransferase subunit GatB; its protein translation is MAELLEGRTGEWEIVLGLEVHAQIISESKLFSGASTTFGSAPNAQVSVVDAAMPGMLPVLNRYCVEQAVKTGLGLKAQINLTSVFERKNYFYADLPQGYQISQYLHPIVGEGIVYLDLPDGSTKEVGIERLHMEQDAGKSMHDQHPKKTYVDLNRSGVALMEIVSKPDMRSGEEAGAYLRKLRSILRYLGTCDGNMEEGSMRCDVNVSVRKPGGELGTRCEIKNVNSIRFVQQAIDYEARRQIEVIEDGGEIVQETRLFDSAKGVTRSMRSKEHAHDYRYFPDPDLLPLELEQAWVDEIAASLPELPDEKKARFISDFGLSAYDSGVLVADQATAAFFEQVADGRDPKLAANWVMGEFFGALNRTSGATLANAPVDAAKLGGLLDLISDNTISGRIAKEVFEEMWESGKEAAAIVEEKGLKQISDTGALEGIVEELIAGNPEQVQQIKDGNQKVVGWFVGQVMKATQGKANPGMVNQILRQKLGL
- a CDS encoding DMT family transporter codes for the protein MSAGQPPSREALGFLLGFLGVLIFSVTLPATRHAVAWLDPLFIGLGRTTLASLLAGGMLLVFRQPLPRGRQWLQLVAISLGVVIGFPYLSAWALQTVDSAHGGVVLGVLPLATALAGAVFAGERPSRAFWLWAVLGSALVVVFSLWEGAGGIAWADLALLGAVAAAAVGYALGAQVSKSLGGWQTISWALLLAQPLVVPLVGMQQGWRLPEAPGEAWLSFAYVAIFSQFLGFFFWYRGLALGGIGKVGQVQLLQTFLTLFFAWMLLGERITWETLVFALLVVATVALGRRAKVAR
- a CDS encoding glutathione S-transferase N-terminal domain-containing protein is translated as MIDLYTWPTPNGHKVHIMLEETGLDYQVHAIDIGAGDQFDPEFLKISPNNKMPAIVDREGPDGEPISLFESGAILIYLAEKTGKFLPEEPRARYATLQWLMFQMGGVGPMLGQAHHFLQYATEDLPYAKKRYAGEANRLYAVIDKRLGESPYIAGEDYTIADMAIWPWVRNPQRQGVEAADYPNYQRWHAQIGERPAVQRGVEVLADRRKEGFDAKAREQLFGATQYQRR